Proteins co-encoded in one Carassius gibelio isolate Cgi1373 ecotype wild population from Czech Republic chromosome A15, carGib1.2-hapl.c, whole genome shotgun sequence genomic window:
- the LOC128029038 gene encoding tripartite motif-containing protein 16: MSESAASQYEDQFICSVCLDRLKEPVMIPCGHSYCMSCITDCWGQKEQEPPYCCPQCRESFSQRPLLKKNTLIAEMMETLQKTSLQTTAVECDVCTTEKSRAVKTCLQCLASFCQTHLQPHYQSPAFMKHKLVPASRNIQENICLSHGKPLEIYCQDDHQCICCMCTDNHKGHSVVYVDSEWTIKKKELEEMKEAHQKLIQERERGQQELSEAVKHLKSSAQEAVEDIEKVFTELICSLEKKRSEIKDQIRDQEKTEIDRAEKLHKHLDQELTELRKTQAEIEKLLITDDQIHCLKSCQSVCVLPSYKDVPSFTQHTHLSFKDISISAFREVLEDVCQQQTARISRDVSNVHVAESPEPKTPDEFLQYFRQLKLDPNTAHKNIILSEKNKKASYSDEVQQYPDHPERFDEYCNVLCSEGLCGRCYWEVECSGDIWGVAVCYKGIGRKGNNDDCRLGFNKTSWRLSRYQQNICFIHDNKQVSIPVVPSSRIGVYLDQRAGTLCFYSVSETMTLLHRVQTTFTEPLYPACGVLHGSYVRIIKKRRVQTVQK; this comes from the exons ATGTCTGAGTCTGCAGCGAGTCAGTATGAGGATCAGTTCATCTGTTCAGTCTGTTTGGATCGCCTGAAGGAGCCGGTGATGattccctgtggacacagttactgtatgagCTGCATTACTGACTGCTGGGGCCAGAAGGAGCAGGAGCCGCCGTACTGCTGTCCCCAATGCAGAGAGAGCTTCAGTCAGAGACCTCTACTGAAGAAGAACACTCTGATAGCGGAGATGATGGAGACGCTGCAGAAGACGTCTCTACAAACAACTGCTGTGGAGTGTGATGTTTGCACTACAGAGAAGAGCAGAGCTGTAAAGACCTGTCTGCAGTGCTTGGCCTCCTTCTGTCAAACTCACCTGCAGCCTCACTATCAATCTCCTGCGTTTATGAAGCACAAACTAGTCCCAGCCTCCAGAAACATTCAGGAGAACATCTGCCTCAGTCATGGGAAACCTCTTGAGATTTACTGTCAGGATGACCATCAGTGCATTTGTTGCATGTGTACTGATAATCATAAAGGACACAGTGTTGTGTATGTGGATTCAGAATGGACTATTAAAAAG AAAGAATTAGAGGAGATGAAGGAGGCGCATCAGAAGCTGATCCAGGAACGAGAGAGAGGTCAGCAGGAACTCAGTGAAGCTGTTAAACATCTTAAA AGTTCAGCACAAGAGGCCGTGGAGGACATTGAGAAGGTATTCACTGAGCTCATCTGCTCTCTGGAGAAGAAACGCTCTGAGATTAaagatcagatcagagatcaggagaAGACTGAGATAGATCGAGCAGAGAAACTCCACAAACACCTGGATCAAGAGCTGACAGAACTCAGAAAAACACAAGCAGAGATTGAGAAACTTCTGATTACTGACGATCAGATCCACTGTCTGAAG agctgtcagtctgtgtgtgttttaccctCATATAAAGACGTTCCCAGCTTCACTCAACACACTCATCTGtcttttaaagacatttcaaTCTCAGCATTCAGAGAGGTTTTGGAGGACGTCTGTCAACAGCAAACAGCCAGAATATCTCGAGACg TGTCAAACGTCCATGTTGCAGAGTCTCCAGAACCTAAAACTCCAGATGAATTTTTGCAGT ATTTCCGTCAACTGAAACTGGATCCAAACACTGCACACAAAAATATCATcttgtcagaaaaaaacaaaaaagcatcaTATTCAGATGAAGTCCAGCAATATCCTGATCACCCAGAGCGATTTGATGAATATTGTAATGTCCTCTGTAGTGAGGGTTTGTGCGGTCGCTGTTACTGGGAGGTTGAGTGCAGTGGGGATATTTGGGGTGTAGCAGTTTGTTACAAAGGAATTGGACGTAAAGGAAACAATGATGACTGCAGACTTGGCTTCAACAAAACATCATGGAGATTGTCCCGCTATCAACAGAATATCTGTTTCATACATGATAACAAGCAAGTCTCAATCCCTGTTGTCCCTTCCTCTAGAATAGGAGTGTATCTGGATCAGAGAGCAGGAACTCTGtgcttctacagcgtctctgaaaCAATGACTCTCCTACAcagagtccagaccacattcactgaacccctctaCCCTGCATGTGGGGTTTTACATGGTTCATATGTCAGGATTATTAAAAAGAGAAGGGTTCAGACAGTCCAGAAATAA
- the LOC128029040 gene encoding E3 ubiquitin/ISG15 ligase TRIM25 translates to MSESAASQYEDQFICSVCLDRLKEPVTIPCGHSYCMSCITDCWGQKEQEPPYCCPQCRENFSQRPLLKKNTLIAEMMETLQKTSLQTAAVECDVCTTEKSRAVKSCLQCLASFCQTHLQLHYQSPAFMKHKLVPASRNIQENICLSHGKPLEIYCQDDHQCICCLCTDNHRGHNVVSVDSEWTSKKDKLKEIKVECQKLIEERERGQQELREAMKSFKSSAQEAVEDIEKVFTELICSLEKKRSEIKDQIRDQEKTEIDRAEKLHKHLDQELTELRKTQEEIEKLLITDDQIHCLKSCQSLCVLPSYKDVPSITQHTHLSFKDISISAFREVLEDVYQQQTARISREVSNVHVAQTPEPNTPGTFCQYFCQLKLDPNTANKELKLSEENRKASYSDEVQQYPDHPERFDECNYIMCREGLCGRCYWEVECSGHNWAVAVCYKGIGRKGKSDVCVLGYNKISWRLGYYMGNFCFLHGEAQVRVPAASRIGVYLDQRAGTLCFYSVSDTMTLLHRVQTTFTEPLYPAFLAGIGSSVRIIKQRRAHKDQK, encoded by the exons ATGTCTGAGTCTGCAGCGAGTCAGTATGAGGATCAGTTCATCTGTTCAGTCTGTTTGGATCGGCTGAAGGAGCCGGTGACGattccctgtggacacagttactgtatgagCTGCATTACTGACTGCTGGGGCCAGAAGGAGCAGGAGCCCCCGTACTGCTGTCCCCAATGCAGAGAGAACTTCAGTCAGAGACCTCTACTGAAGAAGAACACTCTGATAGCGGAGATGATGGAGACGCTGCAGAAGACGTCTCTACAAACGGCTGCTGTGGAGTGTGATGTTTGCACTACAGAGAAGAGCAGAGCTGTAAAGTCCTGTCTGCAGTGCTTGGCCTCCTTCTGTCAAACTCACCTGCAGCTTCACTATCAATCTCCTGCGTTTATGAAGCACAAACTAGTCCCAGCCTCCAGAAACATTCAGGAGAACATCTGCCTCAGTCATGGGAAACCTCTGGAGATTTACTGTCAGGACGACCATCAGTGCATTTGTTGTTTGTGTACTGATAATCACAGAGGACATAATGTGGTGTCTGTGGATTCAGAATGGACTAGTAAAAAG GACAAATTAAAGGAGATAAAGGTGGAGTGTCAAAAGCTGATTGAGGAACGAGAGAGAGGTCAGCAGGAACTCAGAGAAGCTATGAAGTCTTTTAAA AGTTCAGCACAAGAGGCCGTGGAGGACATTGAGAAGGTCTTCACTGAGCTCATCTGCTCTCTGGAGAAGAAACGCTCTGAGATTAaagatcagatcagagatcaggagaAGACTGAGATAGATCGAGCAGAGAAACTCCACAAACATCTGGATCAAGAGCTGACAGAACTCAGAAAAACACAAGAAGAGATTGAGAAACTTCTGATTACTGACGATCAGATACACTGTCTGAAG AGCTGTCAGTCTTTGTGTGTTTTACCCTCATATAAAGACGTTCCCAGCATCACTCAACACACTCATCTGtcttttaaagacatttcaaTCTCAGCATTCAGAGAGGTTTTGGAAGACGTCTATCAACAACAAACAGCCAGAATATCTCGAGAAG TGTCAAATGTTCATGTTGCACAGACTCCAGAGCCAAACACTCCAGGTACATTTTGTCAAT ATTTCTGTCAACTGAAACTGGATCCAAACACTGCAAATAAAGAACTCAAATTGTCAGAAGAGAACAGGAAAGCATCATATTCAGATGAAGTCCAGCAATATCCTGATCACCCAGAGCGATTTGATGAGTGTAATTACATCATGTGTAGAGAGGGTTTGTGCGGTCGCTGTTACTGGGAGGTTGAGTGCAGTGGACACAACTGGGCTGTAGCAGTTTGTTACAAAGGAATTGGACGTAAAGGAAAAAGTGATGTTTGCGTACTTGGCTATAACAAAATATCTTGGAGATTGGGCTATTATATGGGGAATTTCTGTTTCTTACATGGTGAAGCACAGGTCCGTGTCCCTGCTGCCTCTAGAATAGGAGTGTATCTGGATCAGAGAGCAGGAACTCTGtgcttctacagcgtctctgacacaatgacTCTCCTACAcagagtccagaccacattcactgaacccctctaCCCTGCTTTTCTAGCTGGAATAGGTTCATCTGTCAGGATTATTAAACAGAGAAGAGCTCATAAAGaccagaaataa